The Stigmatella aurantiaca DW4/3-1 genome contains the following window.
CCGCAAACAAGGCCGTTGCGCCAAGCCCGAGCGCGTTCCAGCGCTCGGGACCGGTGAAGACGAAGGGACTGCCCTCCAAGAACGCTTTCATGAGCGCATCGTCCCCAGGAGGCACCACGCCAAACTTGCTCCGCTTGGGGCAAGCAAACAGCCCCTGCGCTACCCGCACGAGCACTCCTCTTTCCACCAAGCGCTTGGCAAGCCGCGGGGGATTCGTGCTCCAGGGCTCGAAATCCCGTGTGCGGTAGACGCATCCCGCCTCAAGAGGTGGCAGTGCCTTGGAAGCCATCGTATGAATTCTCCGCAGAAAGCGTACAAACTGTGGTCTCCATCGGCAAGGTTCCCTCCACGTGCATGGGCGGGAGCTCTCAAGGTTTCCACTTCAAAAACCTAATAATTCTGGCAGCTTAGGAAACTGGACCCACAGGAACTGCTCTGCCTCGGCTTCGCACTGGCTTGCTCCTCCTCGGCGACCTGGGACCCCCCTGGGAGCAAGCCCCATGGGACGGGTACTCCTGCCCCTCGCAAACCCCATGGGGTTGAGTTGCGAACGATCGTCGCCCCCTGTCGCAGGGTGGAGCTGACGCACCAGGGATGGCGCTGAAGCCCAGTGGTCAGATCCTCATCTCGGGGGTTCAGCACCCACCCGGAGCTGTACACACCCAGAAGGCATCTGACCTCGCTGCTCCTGAAGACCGTGGGCACGCCCGTGGCCAAGCTTCTGCTCAAGAAGCCGCAGAAAAGCTCAGCGGCATGGCGGAGCAACGGCAAGCCGTCCGCGTCTTCGAGGACATCGCGGACAAGATCATCCTCCAGTTGGCCCCGCTCTTCGAGGAAGCACAGAAGCGCGGACACCTGAACTTGGAGGCGGTCGCCCACGAACTGGCAAGCGCCCTGTCGGGACGCATCTCGGCGGACTTCCTCGTGGCCCGAAAGCTGGATCCCGCGAAGCTGGCCAGGGCCTTCCGCGAGGCGCATCCCCTTCCTCGCGCGCAGCTCTCCGTGGCCGGGCGCTGGTGTTTCTCGACGGCGTGAATGAAGTGCCTGACCGAGACCGCGTCGAGATACCCAAGGCCATCGCGCAACTCATCGGCCGCTGGCACGAGGCCATCGCGAAGGAGTTTGAGAGCAGAGGACTGCCGTCAACGGGATTGGGCGAGCAGGCCGAGAAGCTCAAGCGCGAGTTACGGGAGAATCCTCCCATCGCGCAGCTCGCCACCAACCCCCTGCTCGCGGCAATGATCTGCGCGCTCCACCGTGAGCGGAACCAGCGGCTTCCAGAGAGCCAAGCCGAACTGTGCGAGGCGCTGTGCCACATGCTCCTCCGCCGGCGCGAGCGGGAGAGCCAGCCGAGGCTCGAAGAGTTCCCCAAGGCCTACCGGGCCCTGAGCTATCCCCAGAAGCGGGCCATCGTCGCGGAGCTGGCAGTCCACATGGTGCGCAATGAGACCTCCGCAAGGTGGGCGATGTGCTTGAACCGCTTCGAGCCCATCAGCGTGAAGGGGACCGTGCGGTCCTGGATGGGCTGATCCAGCGCAGTGGAATGCTCCGCGAAGCACGCCCTGGGGCCGTGGCCTTCATCCACAACATTGAGCCCCGAGCAGCGAACACGCGCCTTGATGGCCATCCGGTTGCGTTCCGCCGTGCAGTTTTTGGACAAGACACTGGAAGCACGAATCGAGTCTTTGCAAAAAGCACTCTTCCCCCCCCCAACACCATGGCCGACGCCGATGCACTCGCGACTGCCGGGGATTCGGTGGTTCCTTATCTCAGATACCAGCCCGCGTTTCCGGCGCGCAGCACGACGGACACAGTTCTTGGGGAACTGGCTCAAGCCGTCAACCCACTGGAAATCCACCATGTCTTGGAGACGTTGCGCCGAGACGGGTCTCTTTCACCTGAGATTCTGAGGCAACTTTCAAAAAATCACGCACCTACGAGCCTTTCGGCCTCGATGGCCTGCTTGATGTCCCCGGAGACGATGAGTGCGATGCCTCCCCCAAAGGCAGAACCCCCACCTTCGATGCAACAATGCGAAGCCCGATCACAGACTCGCACCTGGCATCATCGACGCAACGGATGGCGCGCAGCGCGTTGTGGATGAATGACGAGGGCATGGACCTGCTCCCGCCTCAACTCTTGGGTTTGGTCGCCAGTTGATGAAGCACTGAGCCAGAGGGGGCGCGGCCGGGGGCTACGGTGCCAGGGGCAGTTCGTCCAGTTGCTCTCAGCACTCGGACATAGAAAACGACTCCCCTCTCCCACCCTGTCAGCCCCAGGTGGTGTAATGGACCTGCCTGAAACCAGGAGGGGGACGGACATGGAAGGGTTGGGGCTCGTCGGACGAGTGGAGCAGGACCTGGAGCAGATGATTTCGCAAGGCCTGCTGCCCCAGGACGGCTTTCTTCCCTCGGAAAACTCGCTGGCCAAGCACTACGGCCTTTCACGCAGCACCGTCCGGGAAGCGCTGAAGCGCCTGGCCGCCAGAGCGTTGATAGAGCAGCACCCAGGCCGCCGCAGCCGAGCCCTCCCCTTGGAGGGGGCGGTGACCCTGGAGAACCTGGGAGTGGTGCTGGAGGGCCCGGGCGCCGCTCAACCGGAGAGGCGGAGGCTGCTGGAGGGTTTTCTGGCCCTCAAGCGAGAGACGGCTGTGGAACTGTTGGCGGCGTGTTGCCAGCAGGCCTCTGCCAGGGACTTGGACACGCTGGCAGGCCTGTGCTTCGAGTTGGCGGAGGCGGCCCGTTGGGACGACAACCCCGGCAGGTGGGCAGAGCTGGAGTTCGAGTTGCTGAGGCAAGCAGCCCGCGCGGTGGACCGTCCCGGACAGGCCCTGTTGCTGCAATCCCTGGAGCGCTCGTACCGGGGAATGGCTCGGCGGCTGAGGCCGCACCTGAATGCGCGGGCCACTCGACAGTGGGCACTCTGTGTGCTGCGCGCCTTGGCAGCCAAGGACGCGCAGCCCCTGCGCCAGGAACTGCCCGCCTTGCTCCAGGCGAGCGATTCACACCTGCTTGCCAGCCTCCCACCTCCGCAGGAGCCGAGGGGGTCGTCACGGCCCCCACTCTGCGCAGACACAGCCCCCTCTCACTCCACCTCGGAGCATGAGGAGGCCCCGGAGAGGCTGCCGGAGGCGACGGGGCCCAACCTGTCTGCTTGCCCTACAGGTTCGAGCCAACGGGCGCCCACGGGGGGCCCCCCATCCGAGGCTCCCTCCTCGGACTTACGCACCCCTCTGGGAGACGGAGCTCCCGGCGGGGAAGTGCCTCAGGGTCAGGAAGAATCGCGAAGGGTGCAGCCTGGCCTCCAGAAGCAACAGTCCCAGGCTCCGGTTGGCTCTGGAATTGAGCGCCTGGGCAAAGAGGGCGGACACCTCCTCCTGCATGGAACGGATGCCCTTGCTGGACGAGGTGGCGAAGAATGGGCAGCACGCTGGCGGTAGAGCGGTACGCCCTCAACATGCCGGGTTCAGGGCGGAGCCGGAGTGATGGAGACCTTGAGGCTCTTGACCTCCTCTCCGGTCGGCGCTCGCGGTGGCCCACCGGTTCCGGTGACCTTCAACCGCAGCGCGAGCTTGCCGTCCTTCACGGCCTCCGCCGGCACTGGCAGCGCGTAGGAGCCTGCCGCCTGCCCAGAACGGATGCCGAAGGGCGAAACGGTCCCGAGCAGCTGTCCGGACGCGGTGGTGACGACGATCTCGTGTCCGCGCTGGAGGATGCCGACCTCCACGAGCACCGTCGCCGCCTCCCCGGCTTTCAGGGGACGGGGCAGGGTGAGCACCACCTCGCCGCTCGCGGCCGAGGCGCACGCGGGCAGCGCCAGGAGCATCAGCAGCGCGAGCGCGGCGAGGGAGGAGCCCATGGCGTTAGAGCCTCCGGAGGGTGGCGGCCTTGAGGGCCGGCGGGGCCTTGTCCTTGGCGGTGCTGGGCGCCAGGCGGATCTCCAGCTTCACCGCGCCCTTGGCCCCCTTCAGCGAGGCGGGTGCCGAGAGGGCCTGGAGTCTGGGGGACAGCGGCACGGCAAAGGTGGTGTCGTGCTTCATGCCGTGCATCGGAGGGCCGAAGAAGGCCACCGTGCCGCCGTAGTACGGGCTGTCGGCATCGACCGAGGTGACGTCGGCGGGCGCGTTGACCAGCACGTCGAACTCCCGGGGGCTCGATGGCTCGGTGGGGCGAGACACCGTGAGGGTGGCCACCACCGGCCGCGCGGGCGCGTTGGCGTCCGCCGCCTTCGCCACCGGTGCCGGGAGGGTGAGGGCGGCGACGCCCTTCTTGAGCGTGGCCTTGGCCGGAGCCTCGGCCTTCGCCGCCACCAGCCGTGCCCCTGCCGGCGCCGTGACCGGCTCCTCGTAGGTGTACCCAAACCGCTCGGTGCTGAGGTAGTCACCGGCCTTGCCATCGAGCACGAAGGTGCCGTCCGAGCGAACGAAAAACAGGAACGGATCGTTGGACAGCTGCTCCAGCTCCTTGCCCTGCGGGAGGATGTGCAGGCCCAGCCGCTGCTGCTTGCGCGTCCACACATCCCAGAGCCGGTCCATGTTCGCGTGGTGCAGGAAGAAGATCGGGTCCACGGGAGACAGGAAGTTGGTCATGCTGCCGAAAGGGCCCGGGTTCCAGGGTCCCACGCCACCGATGTAATTGTGGACCTTGTTGTGCGGATGGCCCTCGAGCACGGAGAACTGGGTGGCCGAGCCCGGCATGGTGACGTGCGACGGCGTCTTGGAGCTGGTGAAGCTCAGCGTCACGTCATTGTTGTAGAACTGGACCGGCAGCAGCCCGGGGCCGACCACATCCCAGGAGACCTCGTGTGCCGTCTTGGGATCGAGCTTCGGATTGTCACGGGTGAGGTAGCGCGCCCGAGCGTTCGCGGCGAAGGCGGCGTCGCCCGGGTCCACGGAGCCCGTGCCCGGGTTGACGCCAATGACGCCATCCCAGAGCAGCTTGAAGTGGGTGTAACCGCGGGCAGCCATCTGCTGGAGCTGCGTGGGGTTGAGCTGGTTCCAGTAGGCCTCCAGCGCTGGCTGGATGAAGGAGGTGAAGGTGCCGATGTCCTGGGTGTAGGGCGCGTACGCCGCGTCGGCCGGCGTCAGCACGCTGTCGAACATCTCGCCGGGGATCTGCGGCAGCTCCGTCCAGTCCCAGTACGGGAAGGCGAAGGAGGGATCGCCGCTGAGCGAGCGGATCGTCTCCTCGACGTAGCCCACGTAGCCCCGGTGCCAGACATAGAACCACCAATTGCCGTGCGGGCAGTCCATGAAGTGGATGAAGGCGTTGCGGAACCAGTTGCGCGGATCGCTCGCAGGCAGCTTGAGCATCGCTTGGATGCCTTTGGCATAGCTCTTGAGCATCTCCTTGCCCTTGTCGGTCGTCACGTTGTAGCGGATGTACTTCGCGGATTGCGCTCGTGCGCTCTGGAAGGGCAGCATCGAAGCGCCAGCGAGGGTGGACGTCGTGACAAGGAATTCTCGCCGGGTGAAGGCCATACCTGAGCGTCTCCTGAGCTGCGGGTTGGCCGGAGCATGACCACGTTTCCAATGCCCCATCAATCCTTTCGGCGCCGCGCTCACCGGGACGGGGGGCGCTGGAGTTCCAGGCGCAGTGACTCCAAGAGGCCAGGCGGGTCTCCGTCCCGAAAGCCCGCGAGGCCCGCCTCGAAGTCGGCGCGCGCTCCAGCCCTGTCTCCCAGCCGGGCGCGCAGCGTTCCCCGCTCGTAAAGCAGCTCAGGGTCCACCGACTCCTCCTGCTCCGAGGCGATCGCGTCGGTGAGATCCTGAATGGCCTCCGTCAGTTGGCCCAACTGCGCCCGCGTCTGGGCGCGCTGCTGAAGCAGCCAGGAATTGCCAGGGTCCTCGACCAAGGCCTGGGTCCAATCGCGCTCGGCCTCGGTGTGCTGGCCTGCCGCCTGGAGGGACTCGGCGCGCTTGGCATAGAGAATCAGCTTGCGGTGCCCCACGGACTCCACCGTGTTGAAGTCCGCCACGGCCTCCGCGTGACGGCCCAGCCGGGCCAAGGTGAGCGCCCGGTGGAACCGGGTGGTGAGGTGCCCTGGCGCCATCGTCAGGATGCGATCGAACCAGGGGAGCGCCTCGGCGGGGGCATGCCCCCAAATGCCGAGCGTCAGCCCCATCTCCAGCAGCACGCGCAGCTGTTCCGGGTGGGCTTCTGCCAGCTGCCGGATCTGGGCGAGCGCCTGCGCGTACCGCCCCCCGCGCCGCAGGCGATCCACCTCACGGAGCTGCCCGGACAGCTCCGGCGGCCACGGTATGCGTCCCTTGCGCTTCATCCGTCGCGTCCTCCGTCAGCGGCATCCTGCCGGGGGAGGCCCCTGTGCACCAGTCCACCCCCTGCCACCGGCCTGCCAGCCGCCTGTTTCCGCGCGTCTGCTCAGGAGCGCTTTTGCGACTCGAGAAACGTCCCCACTTCTTGTTGAACATCCGGGGGGAAGTCCGCGAACTCCTGCACTTGGCGAACCTCGATCACCTCGTTCTCCGAGGCGGGGCAGCGCGATGCCCACGCGATGGCCTCCTCCTTGGACTTCACCTGGATCATCCAGTAGCCGCCGAGCACTTCCTTGGTCTCGGCGAACGGCCCATCGGTCACCCGGGGCTTGCCGCCGGGGAACGAGACGCGCGCGCCCATGGAGGGAGGGTGCAGCCCATCGAGCGCGAGCAGAACGCCGGCCTGCTGGAGGGACTCGTTGTACTTCATCATCGCGGCAACGGCCTGGGCGTCTGGCATCGTGCCTGGCTCGGCCTTCTCGTATCCCTTGGGAATCATCAGCATCATGAAACGCATGGCTTGCTCTCTTTGGGACTGCGGGTTCCGTGGGTGCGTCGAACCAGGGGCCGCGAGATCGACACGCCCCTCTTCTTTTTTTGACGTCCGCCAAGCATTCGAAATCACAGGGCTTGGCGGGGAGGCGGCATCCCCTCCGCCCGTTCACATCCCGGAAATCGCTATCACTGTGCAACCCAGCAGGTGGGTTTCTCTTTCAAAATCTCCTCCTTGAGACAAAGAAAAGTAAACTGCCCCGTCTTCACAGGTCGACGGCTCCCGGGGAGGGGGGCTTTCCACCATGCATGCGCTTGTCCCTTCAGTCAGCGTTGGCCACGGCGCCCGCGGGGTCCTCCTGATCTCGGGGCTGCTTCTGACGGGATGCCGGCCAGCGCCGCTCTCCATTGAATCCAGCCGCGCCTGGAGCCCAGAGGAGACCGCCCAGCGGCTTCAGTGCACGCCCGAGCGGACCCACGGCACGTGGCAAGCCACCTCCACCCGGTACGACAGCGAATGTGACATGAAGATCGACGCGGTCCGCTACCTCCAATCCGCCCGGCTCAACGGCCGGCTCCCGGGCCT
Protein-coding sequences here:
- a CDS encoding NACHT domain-containing protein, whose amino-acid sequence is MNEVPDRDRVEIPKAIAQLIGRWHEAIAKEFESRGLPSTGLGEQAEKLKRELRENPPIAQLATNPLLAAMICALHRERNQRLPESQAELCEALCHMLLRRRERESQPRLEEFPKAYRALSYPQKRAIVAELAVHMVRNETSARWAMCLNRFEPISVKGTVRSWMG
- a CDS encoding GntR family transcriptional regulator, encoding MDLPETRRGTDMEGLGLVGRVEQDLEQMISQGLLPQDGFLPSENSLAKHYGLSRSTVREALKRLAARALIEQHPGRRSRALPLEGAVTLENLGVVLEGPGAAQPERRRLLEGFLALKRETAVELLAACCQQASARDLDTLAGLCFELAEAARWDDNPGRWAELEFELLRQAARAVDRPGQALLLQSLERSYRGMARRLRPHLNARATRQWALCVLRALAAKDAQPLRQELPALLQASDSHLLASLPPPQEPRGSSRPPLCADTAPSHSTSEHEEAPERLPEATGPNLSACPTGSSQRAPTGGPPSEAPSSDLRTPLGDGAPGGEVPQGQEESRRVQPGLQKQQSQAPVGSGIERLGKEGGHLLLHGTDALAGRGGEEWAARWR
- a CDS encoding tyrosinase family protein — encoded protein: MAFTRREFLVTTSTLAGASMLPFQSARAQSAKYIRYNVTTDKGKEMLKSYAKGIQAMLKLPASDPRNWFRNAFIHFMDCPHGNWWFYVWHRGYVGYVEETIRSLSGDPSFAFPYWDWTELPQIPGEMFDSVLTPADAAYAPYTQDIGTFTSFIQPALEAYWNQLNPTQLQQMAARGYTHFKLLWDGVIGVNPGTGSVDPGDAAFAANARARYLTRDNPKLDPKTAHEVSWDVVGPGLLPVQFYNNDVTLSFTSSKTPSHVTMPGSATQFSVLEGHPHNKVHNYIGGVGPWNPGPFGSMTNFLSPVDPIFFLHHANMDRLWDVWTRKQQRLGLHILPQGKELEQLSNDPFLFFVRSDGTFVLDGKAGDYLSTERFGYTYEEPVTAPAGARLVAAKAEAPAKATLKKGVAALTLPAPVAKAADANAPARPVVATLTVSRPTEPSSPREFDVLVNAPADVTSVDADSPYYGGTVAFFGPPMHGMKHDTTFAVPLSPRLQALSAPASLKGAKGAVKLEIRLAPSTAKDKAPPALKAATLRRL
- a CDS encoding tetratricopeptide repeat protein; protein product: MKRKGRIPWPPELSGQLREVDRLRRGGRYAQALAQIRQLAEAHPEQLRVLLEMGLTLGIWGHAPAEALPWFDRILTMAPGHLTTRFHRALTLARLGRHAEAVADFNTVESVGHRKLILYAKRAESLQAAGQHTEAERDWTQALVEDPGNSWLLQQRAQTRAQLGQLTEAIQDLTDAIASEQEESVDPELLYERGTLRARLGDRAGARADFEAGLAGFRDGDPPGLLESLRLELQRPPSR
- a CDS encoding YciI family protein, whose protein sequence is MRFMMLMIPKGYEKAEPGTMPDAQAVAAMMKYNESLQQAGVLLALDGLHPPSMGARVSFPGGKPRVTDGPFAETKEVLGGYWMIQVKSKEEAIAWASRCPASENEVIEVRQVQEFADFPPDVQQEVGTFLESQKRS